Proteins encoded within one genomic window of Sphingosinicella ginsenosidimutans:
- the nuoG gene encoding NADH-quinone oxidoreductase subunit NuoG: MPKLKVDGVEIEVPQGATVLQACELAGKEIPRFCYHERLAIAGNCRMCLVEVKPGPPKPQASCALPAADNQEIFTSTPMVKKAREGVMEFLLINHPLDCPICDQGGECDLQDQSLAYGRGHDRFRENKRAVSEKYMGPVVKTVMTRCIHCTRCIRFMEQVAGVEDLGAVGRGEDMEITSYLETALGSELSGNVVDLCPVGALTSKPYAFDARPWELTKTPAIDVMDGVGTNIRLDSRGREVLRALPRLNEDVNEEWASDKTRHAVDGLTRNRLDRPWLREDGRLRAATWAEAFAAIAAVAGKAKGSVAAVAGDLVDVETMYAAKLLVNALGSDLIEGRQTGLAYDVSNIASVNFNTTIGGIETADVILLVGTNPRWEASLVNTRIRKAARGGAKVFAIGPEADLAYRVEWLGNDLSLLHKLPRAATEAFAAAERPAVIVGGAALKVPGAQAATLALVKSLNLIRDGWNGYNVLHTVAARTGGLMLGYAQPGGMAAIAEAKPKLLFLLGADEADLAPFAKSLKVYIGHHGDKGAHGADVILPAAAYSEKHGIHVNLEGRVQHSEKAVDPPGDAREDWSILRALSDALGHRLPFDSFQELRARLFADYPAFAQTGLVAFDWAPPKLDAPKIAAGTEIAYPIKDFYLTNPIARSSPTLQRCSAELLHGQDYAEAAE; this comes from the coding sequence ATGCCCAAGCTCAAGGTCGATGGCGTCGAGATCGAAGTGCCGCAGGGCGCGACGGTGCTCCAGGCGTGCGAGCTCGCCGGCAAGGAAATCCCGCGCTTCTGCTACCATGAGCGGCTCGCGATCGCCGGCAATTGCCGCATGTGCCTGGTGGAGGTGAAGCCGGGCCCGCCCAAGCCGCAAGCGTCATGCGCGCTGCCCGCCGCCGACAATCAGGAAATCTTCACCTCGACGCCGATGGTGAAGAAGGCGCGCGAAGGCGTGATGGAGTTCCTGCTCATCAATCACCCGCTCGACTGCCCGATCTGCGACCAGGGCGGCGAGTGCGACCTGCAGGACCAGAGCCTCGCTTATGGTCGCGGGCATGACCGCTTCCGCGAGAACAAGCGGGCGGTGAGCGAGAAATATATGGGTCCCGTCGTCAAGACGGTGATGACCCGCTGCATCCACTGCACGCGCTGCATCCGCTTCATGGAGCAGGTGGCCGGCGTCGAGGATCTGGGCGCCGTCGGTCGCGGCGAGGATATGGAAATCACGTCCTATCTGGAGACCGCCCTCGGCTCCGAGCTCAGCGGCAATGTCGTCGATCTCTGCCCGGTCGGCGCGCTGACGTCCAAGCCCTATGCGTTCGACGCGCGGCCCTGGGAGCTGACCAAGACCCCGGCGATCGACGTGATGGACGGCGTCGGCACCAATATCCGCCTCGATTCGCGCGGCCGCGAGGTGCTGCGCGCCCTCCCGCGGCTCAACGAGGACGTCAACGAGGAGTGGGCGAGCGACAAGACCCGCCATGCCGTCGACGGGCTCACCCGCAACCGGCTCGATCGGCCGTGGCTCCGCGAGGATGGCAGGCTGCGCGCCGCGACCTGGGCGGAGGCCTTTGCCGCCATCGCCGCGGTGGCCGGCAAGGCGAAGGGCAGTGTCGCCGCGGTCGCTGGTGATCTGGTCGATGTCGAGACGATGTATGCGGCGAAGCTGCTGGTGAATGCGCTCGGCTCCGATCTGATCGAGGGGCGCCAGACCGGCCTCGCCTACGACGTGAGCAACATCGCATCGGTCAATTTCAACACCACCATCGGCGGGATCGAGACCGCGGACGTCATCCTCCTCGTGGGGACCAATCCGCGCTGGGAGGCGAGCCTCGTCAACACACGCATCCGCAAGGCCGCGCGCGGCGGGGCGAAGGTGTTCGCGATCGGGCCGGAGGCGGATCTCGCCTATCGGGTCGAATGGCTCGGCAACGATCTCTCGCTGCTCCACAAGCTGCCCAGGGCGGCGACGGAGGCCTTTGCCGCGGCCGAGCGCCCGGCGGTGATCGTCGGCGGCGCCGCGCTCAAGGTGCCCGGCGCACAGGCGGCGACCCTCGCGCTCGTCAAGTCGCTGAACCTGATCCGCGACGGCTGGAACGGCTATAACGTGCTTCACACGGTGGCGGCGCGAACCGGCGGCCTGATGCTTGGCTATGCCCAGCCGGGCGGCATGGCGGCGATTGCCGAAGCGAAGCCCAAGCTGCTGTTCCTGCTCGGCGCGGACGAGGCGGACCTCGCGCCCTTCGCGAAGAGCCTCAAGGTCTATATCGGCCATCATGGCGACAAGGGCGCGCATGGCGCGGACGTGATCCTGCCCGCCGCCGCCTATAGCGAGAAGCACGGCATCCACGTGAACCTGGAAGGCCGCGTCCAGCATAGCGAGAAGGCGGTCGATCCGCCGGGCGACGCGCGCGAAGACTGGTCGATCCTGCGCGCGCTTTCCGACGCGCTCGGCCACAGACTGCCGTTCGACAGCTTCCAGGAGCTTCGGGCGCGGCTGTTCGCGGATTACCCGGCCTTCGCGCAGACCGGCCTGGTGGCTTTCGATTGGGCGCCGCCGAAGCTCGACGCGCCGAAGATCGCTGCGGGCACCGAGATCGCCTATCCGATCAAGGATTTCTACCTCACCAACCCGATCGCCCGCTCGTCTCCGACGCTGCAGCGCTGCTCGGCCGAGCTTCTCCACGGCCAGGATTATGCGGAGGCGGCGGAGTGA